The proteins below come from a single Natrinema sp. SYSU A 869 genomic window:
- a CDS encoding FAD-binding and (Fe-S)-binding domain-containing protein, translating to MATDNSRSTTDHSDQTSTPDEIDLGPPPDPRAGDPAADLRAEYDYVGGDIDRPELVSALDDRIDGEVRFDEYSRRLYATDASAYEVTPVGVVLPRSTADIAAVVDYCADNEIPVLPRGGGTSLAGQAVNEAVVLDLTTHMDGLLEVTPDDRRATVQAGTVLADLNGPLESHDLKFAPDPAAGNRSTIGGAIGNNSTGAHSLQYGKTDAYVEECEVVLADGSVERFGEVTIAQLREGADSEGCLLEQIYAALRRVVDEEAKAIAEVFPQLKRNVSGYNLDRLVAEAYGDPKAFDENTDETVAIDGNPKPDATVNLARVFAGSEGTLGVITEATVSLEPVPETTGVALLTYEDLLEAMADVDTIVREFDPAAIEAIDDVLLDLARDTEEFADVAANLPEGTETALLVEFYADSEADARRKVSEMLADRLPDSQAPKPNGGTAALESNIDADPIRAFDALEAYEPDDRAELWKLRKSAAPILLSRTSDAKHISFIEDTAVPTENLADYVADFQTVLEEQDTFASFYAHAGPGCMHMRPLVDTKSPAGLNQFEAISDAVTDLVVEYGGSVSGEHGDGRARTQWNRKLYGEDVWSLFHDLKTAFDPDWLLNPGNICGDHNMTEHLRFSPGYEFEAGFDPALEWNTGNGMQGMVELCHGCGGCRSSQETTGGVMCPTYRAAEEEGLSTRGRANMLRGAMNGELDAASTDAEFLAEVMDLCIGCKGCARDCPSEVDMAKLKAEVEHANNQENGASLRDRLFANVDRLNAVGSALTPLSNWAASLPGAGTIAEKTVGIARERDLPTFASESFADWFERRGGSRIPLEEATRKVLLFPDTYTNYNYPRAGKAAVQVLETAGVHVEIPDDVTSTGRPAHSKGFLDVSRERAQTNVAALAPRIEDGWEVVLVEPSDAVMLQSDYLDLLSGRDPERVAANTYGVMEYLDRFDLAARLPTAAPDERLTYHGHCHQKATKKDGHAATVLRTVGYEVDALDSGCCGMAGSFGYEAEHYSLSRAIGDILSDQIDDSDGETVVAPGASCRTQLSDDEGRDEPPHPVEKVAAALSR from the coding sequence ATGGCGACCGATAACTCGCGTTCGACGACCGACCACAGCGATCAGACGTCGACCCCGGACGAGATCGATCTCGGGCCGCCGCCGGATCCGCGAGCGGGCGATCCCGCTGCGGACCTGCGTGCCGAGTACGACTACGTCGGCGGCGATATCGACCGCCCCGAACTCGTCTCGGCGCTCGACGACCGCATCGACGGCGAGGTTCGGTTCGATGAGTACAGCCGGCGACTGTACGCGACCGATGCAAGCGCCTACGAGGTGACGCCCGTCGGGGTCGTGCTGCCGCGCTCGACTGCGGACATCGCCGCTGTCGTCGACTACTGCGCCGACAACGAAATTCCGGTCCTCCCGCGTGGCGGTGGCACAAGTCTCGCCGGTCAAGCGGTCAACGAGGCCGTTGTCCTCGATCTCACGACCCACATGGACGGCTTGCTTGAGGTCACGCCCGACGACCGGCGGGCAACGGTGCAGGCGGGGACAGTCCTCGCCGACCTGAACGGCCCGCTCGAGTCCCACGATCTCAAGTTCGCGCCCGATCCCGCGGCGGGGAACCGGAGCACGATCGGCGGCGCGATCGGGAACAACTCCACCGGTGCGCACTCGCTGCAGTATGGGAAGACCGACGCCTACGTCGAGGAATGCGAAGTCGTCCTCGCCGACGGCTCCGTCGAGCGATTCGGCGAGGTGACGATCGCCCAACTCCGCGAAGGGGCCGATTCAGAGGGGTGTCTGCTCGAGCAGATCTACGCCGCGCTGCGTCGTGTTGTCGACGAGGAGGCCAAGGCGATCGCCGAGGTCTTCCCACAACTCAAACGGAACGTCTCCGGCTACAACCTCGATCGGCTCGTCGCGGAGGCGTACGGCGATCCGAAGGCGTTCGACGAAAATACGGACGAGACGGTCGCAATCGACGGGAACCCGAAACCTGATGCGACCGTCAACCTCGCCCGCGTCTTCGCCGGCAGCGAGGGGACCCTCGGTGTCATCACGGAGGCGACGGTCTCCCTCGAGCCCGTCCCCGAGACGACGGGCGTCGCGCTGTTGACCTACGAGGACCTGCTCGAAGCGATGGCCGACGTCGACACGATCGTCCGCGAGTTCGATCCCGCGGCGATCGAGGCGATCGACGACGTGTTGCTCGACCTCGCTCGCGACACCGAGGAGTTCGCCGATGTTGCGGCGAACCTCCCCGAGGGAACCGAGACGGCGCTACTCGTCGAGTTCTATGCCGACAGCGAGGCCGACGCACGGCGAAAGGTTTCCGAGATGCTCGCCGACCGGCTTCCCGATTCACAGGCACCGAAACCCAACGGCGGAACGGCCGCCTTGGAATCGAATATTGACGCCGACCCCATCCGTGCGTTCGACGCCCTCGAGGCCTACGAGCCCGACGACCGCGCCGAACTCTGGAAACTCCGCAAGAGCGCGGCACCAATCTTGCTCTCACGAACGTCCGACGCCAAGCATATCTCTTTCATCGAGGACACGGCCGTGCCGACCGAGAACCTCGCGGACTACGTCGCCGACTTTCAGACAGTCCTCGAGGAACAGGACACGTTCGCGAGCTTCTACGCCCACGCGGGGCCGGGCTGTATGCATATGCGGCCGCTGGTCGACACCAAGAGCCCGGCCGGCCTCAATCAGTTCGAGGCGATTTCCGACGCCGTGACCGATCTGGTCGTCGAGTACGGCGGCTCGGTTTCGGGCGAGCATGGCGATGGCCGGGCCCGGACCCAGTGGAACCGCAAACTGTACGGCGAGGACGTCTGGTCGCTCTTCCATGACCTGAAGACGGCGTTCGACCCGGACTGGCTCCTGAATCCTGGTAACATCTGTGGCGACCACAACATGACCGAGCACTTGCGGTTCTCGCCGGGATACGAGTTCGAGGCGGGGTTTGATCCTGCCCTCGAGTGGAATACCGGCAACGGCATGCAGGGGATGGTCGAACTCTGCCATGGCTGTGGCGGCTGTCGCAGCTCTCAGGAGACGACCGGCGGCGTGATGTGTCCGACCTATCGTGCGGCAGAAGAGGAGGGTCTCAGCACCCGCGGGCGCGCGAACATGCTCCGCGGAGCGATGAACGGCGAACTCGACGCGGCAAGCACCGACGCGGAGTTCCTCGCCGAGGTGATGGACCTCTGTATTGGCTGCAAGGGCTGTGCGCGGGATTGTCCCAGCGAGGTCGATATGGCGAAGCTGAAGGCCGAAGTCGAGCACGCGAATAATCAGGAAAACGGCGCGAGCCTCCGTGATCGGCTCTTCGCCAACGTCGATCGGCTGAACGCTGTCGGCTCCGCCCTCACCCCGCTCTCGAACTGGGCGGCCTCGCTGCCCGGCGCTGGGACGATCGCCGAGAAAACGGTCGGAATCGCACGCGAACGTGACCTTCCGACCTTCGCGAGCGAGAGCTTCGCGGACTGGTTCGAGAGGCGAGGCGGCTCCCGGATCCCGCTCGAGGAGGCCACGCGCAAGGTGCTTCTCTTCCCCGACACATACACGAACTACAACTATCCGCGAGCGGGGAAAGCGGCGGTGCAGGTGCTCGAGACGGCAGGTGTTCACGTCGAAATCCCCGACGATGTCACGTCGACGGGCCGTCCGGCCCACTCGAAGGGGTTCCTTGATGTCTCACGCGAGCGCGCACAGACGAACGTTGCAGCGCTGGCACCCCGGATCGAGGACGGCTGGGAGGTCGTCTTGGTCGAGCCCTCGGACGCGGTAATGCTCCAGTCGGATTATCTCGACTTGCTCTCCGGACGTGACCCGGAACGGGTCGCGGCCAACACCTACGGCGTCATGGAGTATCTCGATCGCTTCGATCTGGCGGCCAGACTGCCGACCGCCGCGCCCGACGAACGGCTGACCTACCACGGTCACTGTCATCAGAAGGCGACGAAAAAGGACGGACACGCGGCGACGGTCCTGCGGACGGTCGGCTACGAGGTTGACGCACTGGATTCGGGCTGCTGTGGCATGGCCGGCTCCTTCGGCTACGAGGCCGAACACTACTCGCTGAGTCGGGCGATCGGCGACATC
- a CDS encoding D-2-hydroxyacid dehydrogenase, producing the protein MSAHLDADPDVVVLREGTEGLSMESYAETLRERLPDHTVALARTPREERELVPKARVVTGITIDADLLERADRLELFACTFAGTDHLPMDALADHGIAVTNAGGIHAPGIAEQSIGNMLVFARRLHEGWRRKENSEWRHFQSYEFTDSTVTIVGLGSIGQAVVQRLEGFEVETIGIRYTPEKGGPTDEVLGFDEDDVHEAFSRSDYVVLACPLNDLTRGLVGEDELATLPPNAVVVNAARGGIVDTDALVSALQFEGIRGAALDVTNPEPLPADHPLWDLENCLITPHTGGHTPKHWDRLADIVAHNVDALETSGELENAIYRPESDSSHA; encoded by the coding sequence ATGAGCGCACATTTAGACGCAGATCCGGATGTCGTCGTCCTTCGAGAGGGGACGGAAGGGCTGTCGATGGAGTCGTACGCCGAAACGCTGCGCGAGCGGCTGCCCGATCACACCGTCGCGCTCGCGCGGACGCCCAGAGAGGAGCGCGAACTCGTACCGAAAGCGCGGGTCGTCACCGGGATCACGATCGATGCAGACCTCCTCGAGCGCGCCGACAGACTCGAGCTGTTCGCGTGTACCTTCGCTGGCACCGACCACCTGCCGATGGACGCGCTGGCCGACCACGGTATCGCCGTCACCAATGCAGGTGGCATCCACGCCCCCGGCATCGCCGAGCAGTCGATCGGGAACATGCTCGTCTTCGCGCGCCGGCTCCACGAGGGCTGGCGGCGCAAAGAGAACAGCGAGTGGAGGCACTTCCAGTCGTACGAATTCACCGACAGCACCGTCACGATCGTCGGTCTGGGGTCGATCGGCCAGGCGGTCGTCCAGCGACTCGAGGGGTTCGAGGTCGAGACGATCGGCATCCGCTACACCCCCGAGAAGGGCGGCCCGACCGACGAGGTGCTCGGCTTCGATGAGGACGACGTTCACGAGGCGTTCTCCCGGAGCGACTACGTCGTGCTCGCGTGTCCGCTTAACGACCTGACCCGCGGGCTCGTGGGCGAGGACGAACTGGCGACGCTACCACCGAACGCAGTCGTCGTCAACGCGGCCCGCGGCGGCATCGTCGACACCGACGCGCTCGTCTCGGCGCTGCAGTTCGAAGGGATCCGCGGGGCCGCGCTCGACGTGACCAACCCCGAGCCACTCCCCGCAGACCACCCACTCTGGGACCTCGAGAACTGTCTCATCACACCGCACACCGGCGGTCACACGCCGAAACACTGGGACCGGTTGGCCGACATCGTCGCGCACAACGTCGACGCGCTCGAGACGAGCGGCGAACTCGAAAACGCCATCTATCGGCCCGAGTCTGACTCGAGCCACGCCTAA